AATTATTTGATAAATATCAAGGAACTTTAATTCGTTCTGATTTAGAAAAATATAATGTCAGCCCAAGTTCCTTGACTAGAGCCATAAAAAATAATGAAGTTCAAAAAGTTGCAAACGGTGTATATACTTTAAGAAATTATTTTCCAGATGAATATTGGTATCGGCAAAGAAAGTTTTCTAAAGGAATATATTCTCATAAGTCAGCTTTAATTTTACATGATTTAACAGATCTAAATGCGGAAGAATATACAATGACGTTTCCACGAGGCTATAGTAATAAGAATTTGGAAAATTACTATATTCACTCTTACTATGTAAGTCCTGAAATTATGCCCCTTGATATTGAGAAAGTTAAAACCCCACGAGGAAATGAAGTTTGGGTCTATTCAAAAGAGAGAACGTTGGTGGATATCTGGAACCCAAAACTTAATTTTGATACAACGACCAGATTAGAAGCTTTGAAACGGTATATGGATTTGCCAGATAAAAAATTCCATCATATCGCTATGTTGGAAAGGAAAATTGGGGAACGTGTTGAACTACGGCGAGCAATGGAGGTGTTACTGTAATTGAAACGAAAACAACTAACAGATAAAGTGAGAAATTTAGCACAAAAAATGAATGTCCCAGCTGAATTGATCCGTCGTTATTATGTGCTGGAAAAAATATTGGAATTGATTAGTACATCAAAATACAAAGAGAAGTTTATGCTGAAAGGCGGATTTTTGATCGGATCGTATATCGGATTAAAAAATCGAACGACCGTTGACATTGATGATTCGGTGCGAAATATGAACTTAACGAAAACTGAAATATTCGATATATTTCAAGAATTATTTGCAACCCCCACTAAGGATGGGATAAAATTTCGTATTGTCGATATTAAAGAAATAAGAGAAGGTGATTTTTATCCTGGTTTTCGTGTACAAGTAAATTATAATGTTGATGGAATAAAAGACGGGGTAAAATTAGATATTACAACTGGTGATAGAGTTCTTCCAGAGCTTGTATTACATCACCACCAGTTAATGTTTGAAGATGAAAAAATTGAAGTTTATGCTTATTCGATTGAACAAATTATAGGTGAAAAATTACAAACTATTTTTGCTCGTTCTGTATTAAATACACGCTCACGTGATTATTATGATATTTATATACTTACAAAATTTCATTCATATGAAATCAACTACGCAAAATTGAGAAACTCTTTTTTTAATACGATGGAATCTCGCAAAACAGTAATGGATGCGTCTGAGTTTGAAGAAATTCTGGAATTAATTGAAGCAGATAAAAGACAGAACGAACTATGGGAAGATTATTGTAAACAACATCTTTATGCTCAGGGTATTGCTTTTGAAGAGGTTTTAAATGCGATTTACGAGTTATTGAATAAAATAAATTATGGTAAAGGCCGTTAGTGTTAGTGATAGGGAACGAGAAAGCTTGTTTGAAAGAGGTATAATTTCTTTGTCACCAATATGTAAAATAAGATAGCGATAAGTATCGCTCCTCATTTACAATTTTCGCGTGGGATTGTAAAGTTCGCTACATGGTGAATGAAAGTTGACGAATCAAGCTAAACTATTCTTACTATTTTAAAAACATGAGAAATTAGCACTTCTATCTATACATGTAAGACGGTTACGTTGATATAAAAAGCTGGTTACTATGAAACTTAATTATAGCGGCCAGCTTTTTATATGAGTTTAGTTAAATTAGCTCATTATTTTTTAAATTTTATTGCTCTATTTTCTTCCGTGCAACAACACTTTCTCATTTCTTTGTTCTATTTTCTCTCATACAACAACACTTTCTCATTTCTTTGTTCTATTTTCTCTCATACAACAATACTTTTTATTTCTTTTGGCTTTTTTTCTGAAAATTTAGATTTTAACTTATCTTTGTTATAGAATTATATCTTCAAGCATGGTATACTTCGATTTAAAATTAATGGAAAGAAGGGGTATATGTGAATTTAGAAGAAGCAAGAAAATTGATTGACCAAGCAGATAAAGAGTTGGTTCCTTTGATTGAACAACGAATGAATGCTGTGGTAGAAGTGGGGAAGTATAAAAAAGAAAATAATTTACCTGTGTTAGACGAAAGTCGTGAAAAAGCGGTCTTAGATAAAATCGGGTCTTATACAGAG
This region of Tetragenococcus osmophilus genomic DNA includes:
- a CDS encoding type IV toxin-antitoxin system AbiEi family antitoxin domain-containing protein, producing MNKLLLELFDKYQGTLIRSDLEKYNVSPSSLTRAIKNNEVQKVANGVYTLRNYFPDEYWYRQRKFSKGIYSHKSALILHDLTDLNAEEYTMTFPRGYSNKNLENYYIHSYYVSPEIMPLDIEKVKTPRGNEVWVYSKERTLVDIWNPKLNFDTTTRLEALKRYMDLPDKKFHHIAMLERKIGERVELRRAMEVLL
- a CDS encoding nucleotidyl transferase AbiEii/AbiGii toxin family protein; translated protein: MKRKQLTDKVRNLAQKMNVPAELIRRYYVLEKILELISTSKYKEKFMLKGGFLIGSYIGLKNRTTVDIDDSVRNMNLTKTEIFDIFQELFATPTKDGIKFRIVDIKEIREGDFYPGFRVQVNYNVDGIKDGVKLDITTGDRVLPELVLHHHQLMFEDEKIEVYAYSIEQIIGEKLQTIFARSVLNTRSRDYYDIYILTKFHSYEINYAKLRNSFFNTMESRKTVMDASEFEEILELIEADKRQNELWEDYCKQHLYAQGIAFEEVLNAIYELLNKINYGKGR
- a CDS encoding chorismate mutase: MNLEEARKLIDQADKELVPLIEQRMNAVVEVGKYKKENNLPVLDESREKAVLDKIGSYTENKDFEDSVRKIFQAIMDTTKEYQQEKIIDE